One window of the Acidobacteriota bacterium genome contains the following:
- a CDS encoding UbiA family prenyltransferase, giving the protein MSDRLDRIRLYVDFTRPFTLLPPTLGVISGAITAFGSSSNPDPSRRATLDVVLTILLGSACAALLNAASNVINQYYDLEIDRYNKPNRPLVAGTISMRAGWWYSIALYVAAIVPTWLVVVYPYTGLRAKFGAPLVAHECAVVYLIGMVATFVYSAPALGRTKRDGFLANITIAIPRGCLLKVAGWSMVASIYHLEPWYIGSIFMFFLLGAATTKDFSDMEGDRRGGCITLPIRYGVAKSAWMIAPFFVVPWLLLPIGAHVANPWEPSRTILTGNPTLLTGLGFLLAAWGCYTCYLLLRNPEDLARTENHPSWTHMYLMMMAAQIGFAAAYLL; this is encoded by the coding sequence ACCGCTTTCGGCAGCAGCAGCAATCCGGATCCGTCGCGGCGGGCGACGCTCGACGTCGTCCTCACGATCCTCCTGGGCTCGGCCTGCGCCGCGCTCCTGAACGCCGCCTCGAACGTCATCAACCAGTACTACGACCTCGAGATCGACCGGTACAACAAGCCCAACCGGCCGCTCGTGGCGGGCACGATCTCGATGCGCGCGGGATGGTGGTACTCGATCGCGCTCTACGTCGCCGCCATCGTCCCGACGTGGCTCGTCGTGGTGTACCCGTACACGGGCCTCCGCGCCAAGTTCGGGGCGCCCCTCGTCGCGCACGAGTGCGCCGTCGTCTACCTGATCGGGATGGTCGCCACCTTCGTCTACTCCGCGCCGGCCCTCGGCCGCACGAAGCGCGACGGGTTCCTGGCCAACATCACGATCGCGATTCCGAGGGGATGCCTCCTGAAGGTCGCGGGATGGTCGATGGTCGCCTCGATCTACCACCTGGAGCCCTGGTACATCGGATCGATCTTCATGTTCTTCCTCCTCGGCGCCGCGACGACGAAGGACTTCTCGGACATGGAGGGGGATCGCCGCGGCGGCTGCATCACGCTGCCGATACGCTACGGCGTCGCGAAGTCCGCCTGGATGATCGCGCCGTTCTTCGTCGTCCCGTGGCTCCTCCTGCCGATCGGCGCGCACGTGGCGAACCCGTGGGAACCGTCGCGCACGATCCTCACCGGCAACCCCACGCTCCTCACGGGACTGGGGTTTCTCCTCGCGGCGTGGGGGTGCTACACCTGCTACCTCCTCCTCCGGAACCCGGAAGATCTCGCCCGCACGGAGAACCACCCGTCGTGGACGCACATGTACCTGATGATGATGGCGGCGCAGATCGGATTCGCGGCGGCGTACCTGCTCTGA